ATTTTGCTGTAGCTTCTTCTTCAGTTGTTTTTCCGATACCAAATACTTTGGCTCCAGCATTTTTAATAAATGAAAAAATTCCCATTCTTTTTTGATTTTTTTAATTAATAATTTACGCTCTATTAGACCAAGATACAATTTTTATACCATTTTTTATTATTCTATAAAATGATTTTTTTAAAACGTTATTTCAAACCCAACAATTGGTGCAGAAATATTTTCTCCTGCTATTTGATGATGATGGTACCCCATAAAAAAAGATTTATTTTTAAAATGATATTTTAATTGCGATTTAAAAACACCTATATCACTCTTATTAACAAAACTTTCTTTCCATGATATATGAATACTAATTGGTTTAAAGGGATATATCTCTGCACCCAAACCATAAGTAAATCCTGATTTATTAACCTCGTTACCTACATGCGTGATACCTAAACCCCACCAAAGCGAAATGTTTTTTTCTCGTACTCTATGGTAATTTACCATTATAGAAGTAATATCTAAAGCATCATTATTTGTTCTATTCTTCTCTGAAAAATGAATATAAGAAGCATCTATTCCAATAATAGGTATTGGCTTATAAGTTGCATTAAGTTCAATTCCTCTAATTGTATTAAATAAATAGTTTGCGCCTAATTTTACACCTTGCTTCCTTCCTGTATCTGATAACTCAGCGGCATACTCACCTTCATTATCATAAAAATAAGGATACGGATTTAAGTCTCGCTCTTCAGCCTCACCTATTGCAATACCAGCAGTACCCCAAAACAATGTTTTCGCTATAAAAGAATAAAAGCCTAAATCATCAGGTAGGCTGGAATGACTCGTTGATTTTGAGTTTGAGGAAGATGAACTTTTTACAACTCGTTTACCCGAAGCGGTTGTTTTGGTTGAATTTTGATTTATATTTTGCTTCGCCTTCTTTAATTTCCCTTGAGAAAAGGAAACAAATGGAATTAACAACAATAGTAATAATACTTTTTTCATCGTAATTTTAGTTTAGCTACAAACATCAAGCTTTATGCCTAAAATTTTAGGCATAAAAAAAATCACACTTTAAAAAGTGTGATTTTTTTTATGCATTATAGTATTATAAACTTATTCTTTAAGAGAATTCCATCCTTGCGCTTTTAATTCAATTTCTTGATTTGCTCGAGTAACTAAGTTAAATCCCTGATTTTCTTCTACTATATGACCAATAATTGAAAAATTAGGATTGGCCTTTATCTTGTCAAACTCTGCAATAGGCACAGTAAATAGCAATTCATAATCTTCACCACCACTTAAAGCAATCATTGTACTATCCATTTTAAACTCTTCAGAAGCAGAAATTACTTGCGGATCTAACGGTAATTTATCTTCATAAATCTTACACCCTACTTTACTTTGCGTACAAATGTGCATAATTTCAGATGATAATCCATCAGAAATATCAATCATCGATGTAGGTTTTACCGCTATTTCTTTTAATAATTCATAAATATCTTTTCTAGCTTCGGGTTTTAATTGACGCTCAATTAAATAGGTATAATTGTCTAAGTCTGGTTGATTTTTAGGATTCACCTGAAATACTTGCTTCTCTCTTTCTAAAACTTGTAAACCAAGGTAAGCACCACCTAAATCTCCTGAAACAACTATTAAATCAGTAGCCTTTGCTCCATCTCTATATACAATATCTTCTTTTTTTGCAGTTCCTATTGCTGTAACAGAAATTAACATCCCTTTGGTAGACGATGTTGTATCCCCTCCAATTAAATCTACATTGTAAGTATCACACGCCAACTGAATACCAGCATACAACTCTTCTAAAGCCTCTAAAGAAAATCTATTTGAAACAGCTATTGACACTGTAATTTGCTCAGCAACTCCATTCATTGCATACACATCTGATAAATTTACCATTACAGCTTTATAACCTAAATGCTTTAAAGGCATATAACTTAAATCGAAATGCACACCTTCTACTAATAAATCAGTAGTTACTAATAACTCTTTATCTGACGGACTAATAACTGCAGCATCATCTCCAACACCTTTACTCGTTGACGAATTATATATTTTAAAATGCTTTGTTAAGTGGTTAATTAATCCAAACTCTCCCAGTTCAGCTAATGATGTTCTTTCTTGGTTTTTATCTTCTAACATCTTGCAAAGATAATAACAAGTACTTAAATAAGATAAATCTTCAACTCCTTTTAAAATAAATCTAAGATTTAAAATATTTCACCATTAAAGTTGTTCTTTATTTTAAGCGAACAAGTAATTCTAATAAAATTGTACTCGCAATTATTTTAACCATAAAACTAATCGAATTAACAGATTTTATCAAAATGAACAACTAGTTCCTTAATTAATTTTTAACTTTAGCTTTTTCAAAACTAATCATTATGAGTAATCACATTAAATCAATCATTTATCTTACTTTAATTTTATCGATATTTTCTTGTACTTCTACTATAAAAATAGACGACGATAAAGATGATGATAAAATAATTAATACTACTGATAACTGTCCAGACGTCGCTAATGAAGACCAATTAGATACCGACAATGACGGAATAGGTAATGCTTGTGATGATGATGATGATAATGATGGTATAAAAGATATTGATGATAATTGCCCGTTAATTGCGAACCCCGATCAATTAGACACTGATAATGATGGAAAAGGTAATGTATGTGACAATAATGACCCAGATAACGATTCAGATGGAATAACAAACGCTATAGACAACTGTCCTGACTTTGCAAACCCTGATCAGAAAGACAGTGATAATGACGGAAAAGGTGATGCATGTGACGATACTCCTATAGGGAATAAAGTTCCTTGTATTTCTGGTAAAGCAGGAATATATCCTTGTAATAATTACGACTTACTTTTACACATACCTCTAAGTACTTTTGGTGCTACTGAAGGAAATGATTCTTGGGGATGGACAGACGCTACAACCAATAAAGAATACGCAATAATGGGGGTAGAAAACGGAACTGTTTTTGTTGATATAAGCGACACTAATAACCCTACATATCTTGGTAAATTACCTACAGCAACGGTAAACAGTTCTTGGCACGATGTAAAAGTTTATAAAGATCATGCTTTTATTGTAAGCGAAGCGAGTAACCACGGAATGCAAGTTTTTGATTTAACAAAATTGAGAAATGTAGCGAACCCTCCAGAAACTTTTACTGCTGATGCACATTTTACAGAGTTTGGACGTGCTCATAATATCGTAATTAATGAAGATTCTGGTTATGCATACCCAGTAGGAACTAAATTAAACGGAACACCTTTAAACAATGGAGGCCCTTTATTTATTAATATACAAGACCCTAAAAACCCAATAAAAGAAGGGGAATGGGCAACCGACAATTATAGCCACGATGCACAAGTTGTTATTTATAATGGCCCTGATTCTGATTACACAGGTAAAGAAATTTTAATAGGTAGTAATGAAAATGAAGTTGTTATTGTAGACATTAGCGATAAATCGAATCCAAAAAACATCTCTAAAATATCGTACGCAAACGTTGGTTACACGCACCAAGGTTGGTTTACAAATGATAAAAAATATTTTATTTTAGGTGATGAATTAGATGAACAAAATTTTGGAAACAAGACAAGAAATATAATTTTTGATTTTACAGATTTAGACAACCCTGTTGAGCATTTTTCTTACACTGGCCCAACAGCAGCTATAGATCATAACGGATATATAAAAGATAATACTTTTTATTTAGCGAACTACACAGCAGGTGTTCGTTTTATCGACATTAGTGCTATTGAAAGTAAAACAATAACAGAAACGGGCTATTTTGACACTTATATAAATAATGATGCCGCAAACTTTAATGGCGTTTGGAATGTATACCCTTATTTTAATAGCGGTAAAATTGTAGTAAGTGATATTAATAGTGGTTTATTTATTTTACAAAAGCAATAAATGTTTAAAAAAATCTCAACTCTTTTAGTCATAATATTCACAATAATTAGCTGTAATAATGATGTTGATCAATTACCAAACGTTGTTAAAAATCCAACACTAGATTTTGTAAAAACTTTAGGAGGAACAAAAAATGAAGTAGCTAGAAGTGTTGTTCAAACTTCTGATAACGGATATGTAGTTTTAGGATTTACCCAAAGTATTGATGGTGATGTTTCAACAACAAAAACGAATGTACAATATGATTATTGGGTTTTAAAGTTTGATAAAAACGATAAATTACTATGGCAAAAAACATATGGTGGTTCTAAAGACGAAAAGGCATATCAAATAATTAAAACTAACGATAATGGCTTTGCTATTATTGGCTACAACAAAAGTAACGATGGCGATTTAAGCGCTAACAAAGGCTTTGAAGATATTTGGATACTAAAACTAAATAGTAATGGTGATATTCTTTGGAAAACAAATACTGGTTTTTCTGGCACAGATAAAGGTTTTAGTATTATTCAAACAAATGATAATGGTTTTTTTGTTGGAAGTCTTTTAGATGTAACCGCCTCTGGTGGATTAGGAAATGCCCGTTCTGCTGCTAGACGACACGCTGGAGGTGATTATTGGGGAATTAAACTAAACTCATCAGGAAATATTGAATGGCGAAAATATTTTGGAGGCACAAATACAGAAACTTGTTACGGGGTTACCGAAACTTCTGATGGCTATTTAATGATTGGCGCATCAGATAGTGTTGATGTTGACATAAAAAACAACAAAGGTTCTTATGATTTTTGGATTGTTAAAATTGATAAATCAGGAACACTTCTTTGGGAAAAATCTTTTGGAGGAAGTGAGATTGACGAAGCCAGAGCAATTACACCCACCAATGATGGAAACTTCATTATTATTGGAGATACCCGTAGTGAAGACAAAGATGTTTTAAAAAACAATGGTGGCGCAGACCTTTGGATTATAAAAATAAATACTAACGGAGATTTAATTTGGGAAAAAAATTATGGTGGCTCTAGTTTTGATGTAGGACGATCAGTTCATAAAACATTAGATGGTGGCTTTCTTATTTCAGGGAGTTCAAGAAGTTCTGATAATGGATTAACCAATAAAGGTCAAAACGATGCTTGGATTCTTAAAATAGACAACAACGGAAATCAACAGTGGCAACAAACAGTTGGAGGTACAGAAATCGATTTTTGTTATGATGCTATTGAATTGGCAAACGGAACGATTATTGCGGTTGGAGAAAGCAGCAGTAACAATCAAGAAATAACAGTAAACAAAGGTTTTTCAGACCTATTAATTATCAAATTAAAATAAAAAATGAAACAATATTTAATTCTTTTCTTAATAAGCCTTACTTTCTTTTCATGTAGTTCTGATAACGACGAACTAATTAAAGAAGTTTCTGCAAAAATAAAATTCTCTCAAAATTGGGATAGTACCACAATTGAAAAATCAGATTTAAGCAATACCAAATTCACTAATAAACTAGGAACGAAACTTACAATTGAAAAATTACGTTATTTAGTATCTAAAATAACATTGACTAATGGCTCTAATGAGGCAACTGTTTTTGATGGTTACAAATTAATTGACTTAAGTGATAGTGAAAGCTTAATACACAATTCAACATTAAAAATATCTGAAGGAACCTATAATTTATCAATGACTTTTGGTTTTAATAATGATGATAATTATAAAGTAGGAGGTTATCAAGATTTAAATTCAGCATCTTGGAATGTACCAGACATGTTGGGTGGAGGCTACCATTACATGCAAATGGAAGGTAAGTTTCTTAATAAAATTATCGAACAACAAGGTTTTGCTTACCATGCTATTAGAGCCGTAGATAAAACTGATCCTGCAAGCCTAAAGTTTGAAGACACTTTTTTTACAGTAGATTTAGGGGTGATTTCTATTAAAAACAATGCAACTATTGAGATTAAAATGAATGTTGCTGAATGGTTTAAAAATCCAAATGAATGGGATTTAAATGAGTTAAATTCTATGCTAATGCCAAATTTTGAAGCTCAAAAATTAATGTCTGCAAACGGTAAAAGTGGTGTTTTTAGCTTAGGTCCAGTTACTCAATAAATTTACATGATAAAAAAAAGCACATATATATTATTTTTACTTCTTTTAATGAACTGCTCATCAAAAGATGCAGAAGATATATACGTGCCAATACCTGCTTCTTTAAAAATACCTATCCTTTTTCAACAGAAATTAATTGCCCCTGTTATTCCCACAAACAATACTTTAACTGAAGAAGGAATTACACTTGGTAAAAGATTGTTTTTTGATAAAATATTATCTAAAGACAATACACAATCATGTGCCACTTGTCACGACCCCAAAAAAGCATTTACCGATAACGATCGATTTAGTGATGGTGTTGATGGTAAACTTGGTACTCGTAACTCAATGCCTTTATTTAATTTAGCTTGGAATTTCGATGAGCGATTTACTTGGGATGGCAAAGAACTAAGTCTAGAAAGACAAGCTTTAGAGCCTGTTAGAAACCTTATTGAGATGCATAGTAAATGGGTTAATGTTGCTCAAAAAATTAAAGAACACCCTGAATATCCTACTCTTTTTAAAGAGGCTTTTGGCAGTGTAAAAATCGATTCTACTTTAATTACTAAAGCGCTCGCTCAGTTCGAGAGAACATTAATATCAGGGAATTCAAAATTTGATAGGCACCTATTAGGAACAACACAATTAAGCCCTGAAGAACAGAATGGTTTTGATGTTTTTATGGATGAAACTCGCGGAGATTGTTTTCATTGCCACGGAAGTAACAACAACCCATTATGGACAGATAACAAATTTCATAACAATGGTTTAGACGCTATATTAACAGACTTAGGTTTAGGTAAAGTTACTGGAGACCCAAATGACAATGGAAAATTTAAAACTCCATCAATTCGTAATTTAAAGTTTACAGCACCTTACATGCACGACGGTCGTTTTAATACGCTAGATGAAGTAATTGATCATTATTCAACA
This genomic stretch from Tenacibaculum sp. Bg11-29 harbors:
- the thiL gene encoding thiamine-phosphate kinase, translated to MLEDKNQERTSLAELGEFGLINHLTKHFKIYNSSTSKGVGDDAAVISPSDKELLVTTDLLVEGVHFDLSYMPLKHLGYKAVMVNLSDVYAMNGVAEQITVSIAVSNRFSLEALEELYAGIQLACDTYNVDLIGGDTTSSTKGMLISVTAIGTAKKEDIVYRDGAKATDLIVVSGDLGGAYLGLQVLEREKQVFQVNPKNQPDLDNYTYLIERQLKPEARKDIYELLKEIAVKPTSMIDISDGLSSEIMHICTQSKVGCKIYEDKLPLDPQVISASEEFKMDSTMIALSGGEDYELLFTVPIAEFDKIKANPNFSIIGHIVEENQGFNLVTRANQEIELKAQGWNSLKE
- a CDS encoding choice-of-anchor B family protein, producing the protein MSNHIKSIIYLTLILSIFSCTSTIKIDDDKDDDKIINTTDNCPDVANEDQLDTDNDGIGNACDDDDDNDGIKDIDDNCPLIANPDQLDTDNDGKGNVCDNNDPDNDSDGITNAIDNCPDFANPDQKDSDNDGKGDACDDTPIGNKVPCISGKAGIYPCNNYDLLLHIPLSTFGATEGNDSWGWTDATTNKEYAIMGVENGTVFVDISDTNNPTYLGKLPTATVNSSWHDVKVYKDHAFIVSEASNHGMQVFDLTKLRNVANPPETFTADAHFTEFGRAHNIVINEDSGYAYPVGTKLNGTPLNNGGPLFINIQDPKNPIKEGEWATDNYSHDAQVVIYNGPDSDYTGKEILIGSNENEVVIVDISDKSNPKNISKISYANVGYTHQGWFTNDKKYFILGDELDEQNFGNKTRNIIFDFTDLDNPVEHFSYTGPTAAIDHNGYIKDNTFYLANYTAGVRFIDISAIESKTITETGYFDTYINNDAANFNGVWNVYPYFNSGKIVVSDINSGLFILQKQ
- a CDS encoding MbnP family protein, giving the protein MKQYLILFLISLTFFSCSSDNDELIKEVSAKIKFSQNWDSTTIEKSDLSNTKFTNKLGTKLTIEKLRYLVSKITLTNGSNEATVFDGYKLIDLSDSESLIHNSTLKISEGTYNLSMTFGFNNDDNYKVGGYQDLNSASWNVPDMLGGGYHYMQMEGKFLNKIIEQQGFAYHAIRAVDKTDPASLKFEDTFFTVDLGVISIKNNATIEIKMNVAEWFKNPNEWDLNELNSMLMPNFEAQKLMSANGKSGVFSLGPVTQ
- a CDS encoding cytochrome-c peroxidase, with amino-acid sequence MNCSSKDAEDIYVPIPASLKIPILFQQKLIAPVIPTNNTLTEEGITLGKRLFFDKILSKDNTQSCATCHDPKKAFTDNDRFSDGVDGKLGTRNSMPLFNLAWNFDERFTWDGKELSLERQALEPVRNLIEMHSKWVNVAQKIKEHPEYPTLFKEAFGSVKIDSTLITKALAQFERTLISGNSKFDRHLLGTTQLSPEEQNGFDVFMDETRGDCFHCHGSNNNPLWTDNKFHNNGLDAILTDLGLGKVTGDPNDNGKFKTPSIRNLKFTAPYMHDGRFNTLDEVIDHYSTGLKSSPTIDPLMKKVKQGGVNISNKDKADLKAFLLSLSDNDFVNSFN